In the genome of Xanthomonas translucens pv. cerealis, one region contains:
- a CDS encoding OFA family MFS transporter: MSNSNGAAIAAHMAQAGVLSKERIVAGPGFNRWLVPPAALAIHLCIGMAYGFSVFWLPLSRALGITEAVACPADMGFFARIVSASCDWKISELQWMYTLFFVLLGCSAALWGGWLERAGPRKAGVVSALCWCGGLVISALGIHLHQIWLLWLGSGVIGGIGLGLGYISPVSTLIKWFPDRRGMATGMAIMGFGGGAMIGSPLADALMRHFAGPASVGVMETFLVMAALYFVFMMAGAFGYRVPPSGWTPAGWTAPAASANAMITAHHVHVSKVWGIPQFWLLWGVLCLNVSAGIGVIGMASPMLQEVFGGRLIGVDAGFGSLDTAQLAAIAAIAAGFTGLLSLFNIGGRFFWASTSDKLGRKNTYSVFFVLGIALYAAAPWAGKVGGSALFVGIFCVIVSMYGGGFATIPAYLADLFGTQMVGAIHGRLLTAWATAGVLGPVVVGYMREYQLGLGAPPSQVYNTTMYILAGMLVLGLICNLLVRPVAARHFMTAQELAAEKQLAHEKVGSNGGVALDAAQLAQVGHGGNLLLVALAWLAVAVPMLWGIWVTLQKAFVLFH; encoded by the coding sequence ATGAGCAACTCGAACGGCGCGGCGATTGCCGCGCACATGGCCCAGGCCGGCGTGTTGTCGAAGGAACGTATCGTCGCCGGGCCGGGCTTCAATCGCTGGCTGGTGCCGCCGGCGGCGCTGGCGATCCATCTGTGCATCGGCATGGCATACGGCTTCAGCGTGTTCTGGCTGCCGCTGTCCAGGGCGCTGGGCATCACCGAGGCGGTGGCGTGTCCGGCCGACATGGGGTTCTTCGCGCGCATCGTGTCGGCCAGCTGCGACTGGAAAATCAGCGAACTGCAATGGATGTACACGCTGTTCTTCGTGCTGCTGGGTTGCTCGGCGGCGCTGTGGGGCGGCTGGCTGGAGCGCGCCGGGCCGCGCAAGGCCGGCGTGGTCTCGGCGCTGTGCTGGTGCGGCGGGTTGGTGATCTCGGCACTGGGCATCCATCTGCACCAGATCTGGCTGCTGTGGCTGGGCTCGGGCGTGATCGGCGGCATCGGCCTGGGGCTGGGCTACATCTCGCCGGTGTCGACCCTGATCAAGTGGTTCCCGGACCGCCGCGGCATGGCCACCGGCATGGCGATCATGGGCTTCGGCGGCGGTGCGATGATCGGCAGCCCGCTGGCCGATGCGCTGATGCGCCATTTCGCCGGCCCGGCCTCGGTGGGGGTGATGGAAACCTTCCTGGTGATGGCCGCGCTGTATTTCGTGTTCATGATGGCCGGCGCGTTCGGCTACCGGGTGCCGCCGAGCGGTTGGACGCCGGCCGGCTGGACCGCGCCGGCGGCCAGCGCCAACGCGATGATCACCGCCCACCACGTGCACGTGAGCAAGGTCTGGGGCATCCCGCAGTTCTGGCTGCTGTGGGGAGTGCTGTGCCTGAACGTGTCGGCCGGCATCGGCGTGATCGGCATGGCCTCACCGATGTTGCAGGAAGTGTTCGGCGGCCGCCTGATCGGCGTGGATGCCGGCTTCGGCAGCCTGGACACCGCGCAGTTGGCGGCCATCGCCGCCATTGCCGCCGGCTTCACCGGCCTGCTCAGCCTGTTCAACATCGGCGGGCGTTTCTTCTGGGCCAGCACGTCCGACAAGCTCGGCCGCAAGAACACCTACAGCGTGTTCTTCGTGCTGGGCATCGCCCTGTACGCGGCCGCGCCGTGGGCCGGCAAGGTCGGCGGCAGCGCGCTGTTCGTCGGCATCTTCTGCGTGATCGTGTCGATGTACGGCGGCGGCTTCGCCACCATCCCGGCCTATCTGGCCGACCTGTTCGGCACGCAGATGGTCGGCGCGATCCATGGCCGCCTGCTGACCGCCTGGGCCACCGCTGGCGTCCTCGGCCCGGTGGTGGTGGGCTATATGCGCGAATACCAGCTGGGCCTGGGCGCGCCGCCGTCACAGGTGTACAACACCACCATGTACATCCTGGCCGGGATGCTGGTGCTGGGGCTGATCTGCAACCTGCTGGTGCGGCCGGTGGCAGCCAGGCACTTCATGACCGCGCAGGAGCTGGCCGCGGAGAAGCAGCTGGCGCACGAAAAGGTCGGCAGCAACGGCGGCGTGGCGCTGGATGCGGCGCAGCTGGCGCAGGTCGGCCATGGCGGCAACCTGCTGCTGGTGGCGCTGGCCTGGCTGGCGGTCGCGGTGCCGATGCTGTGGGGCATCTGGGTGACCTTGCAGAAGGCGTTCGTGCTGTTCCACTGA